From Amyelois transitella isolate CPQ chromosome 4, ilAmyTran1.1, whole genome shotgun sequence, one genomic window encodes:
- the LOC106129340 gene encoding mediator of RNA polymerase II transcription subunit 18 yields MSGANVAPITATDSLSQALKANIIPNQEYLLQGSVLDSAVEVLLHRLRGLCDNVDAGPETFNDQEVCFSLRDPNQQAAPLMLRVRKALDARDMPYQLRYIGQPDLGDKNRPTVVRSSLDIACSGMLLDFLSELGCRIEFEYSVKGYMFRKGRMKITVAKVFKISQSSMTPEPISQSYLVELSVLAPQGQDAIAEDMRAFADQLRPLVQLDKIDYKRLGHMAVT; encoded by the exons ATGTCTGGTGCTAATGTTGCACCTATTACTGCTACTGACAGCTTATCGCAAGCTTTGAAAGCCAATATAATTCCCAATCAAGAATATTTACTCCAA GGATCGGTGTTAGATTCTGCTGTAGAAGTTTTATTACATAGGCTACGTGGCCTTTGTGATAATGTTGATGCTGGTCCTGAGACTTTCAATGATCAAGAAGTGTGTTTTAGTTTACGTGACCCAAATCAACAG GCGGCACCATTGATGTTGCGTGTACGCAAAGCTTTGGATGCACGTGACATGCCATATCAACTACGATACATAGGACAGCCTGACCTTGGAGACAAGAACAGACCTACTGTGGTGAGGTCCAGTCTAGACATTGCATGCAGTGGAATGTTACTGGATTTTCTCAGTGAGCTGGGCTGtcgaattgaatttgaatatagtGTGAAAG GTTATATGTTTAGAAAAGGACGAATGAAGATCACAGTTGCaaaggtttttaaaatatcacagAGTTCTATGACACCCGAGCCTATTTCTCAGAGCTACCTAGTAGAATTGTCT GTGTTGGCACCACAAGGGCAAGATGCAATCGCAGAGGATATGCGCGCCTTCGCCGACCAACTGAGACCATTGGTGCAACTTGACAAGATTGATTACAAGCGGTTAGGCCACATGGCAGTCACATAG